A single genomic interval of Pseudopipra pipra isolate bDixPip1 chromosome 29, bDixPip1.hap1, whole genome shotgun sequence harbors:
- the LOC135404109 gene encoding putative small proline-rich protein 5, protein MCSRGSCHSHETSCHESRSSCHDSGPSCHYTLQRQPVQKFSYVTPCCPPVQNYCPPVQPCYPPLQRYCPPAPYCPQYTKNICKMPPTYPKY, encoded by the coding sequence ATGTGCTCCCGGGGGTCCTGCCACAGCCACGAAACCTCCTGCCACGAGTCCCGCTCGTCCTGCCACGACTCGGGGCCCTCCTGCCACTACACCCTCCAGAGGCAGCCGGTGCAGAAGTTCAGCTACGTGAccccctgctgcccccccgTGCAGAATTATTGCCCCCCCGTGCAGCCCTGTTACCCCCCCCTGCAGCGTTATTGCCCCCCGGCCCCCTACTGCCCCCAGTACACCAAGAACATCTGCAAGATGCCACCAACGTACCCCAAATATTGA